Proteins encoded by one window of Candidatus Zixiibacteriota bacterium:
- a CDS encoding DUF4388 domain-containing protein — protein sequence MRLDQILMMEGLVTEDQVKEALRYQKEYGGKLGSHLLRRGYIHEAGLVRALAKQYRCDGVVLSAIDIPDLVIRFISAKVAVSRMVVPFDYDPEDNTLKVACDDPHAAGLIEELDFVARGKIIKLYVAAEIALKSVIAERYLPRLAQASPQPPGTEISASAEGGFNDSVPLTLNPQRMSILLVTDDPQADNHLRGSLEHDQYQVKTADSADEAMDLMSGRQFDTVFIRDTVQGDYLDLIDRLRKSSPRTSVRYYESMAGLLLQNMDEAQIDLHLKSLHLFTSILSSKDNRPGNHSGTVGLYAERLCKQMGLPAKDRLVIATAGYLHDLAKTYYGSSESPEDSRDSILLTVKLLDSLNYSPVVIGILKKMYINLHDKYQKRLPIEALGGNILTIIDIFCDNIPTSQKMSLDKFDVLSAKLKALVGKLFLTEVVESFITLIQSDLLISPPRGRFNQVMIFCEDVALGSGIENKLRKEGFRAVVQHAPDNFGDLFERGRPDMMVLAQHGEPSVIHRLIDSFADRGIELASIPVFLLVDHWMTPHLTSIFKRGIEDLLPLDNSYDLLVAKMTKVQSRLESGAQTREDHHDSTGSIGNIESMNLIDLLQALGPSRKSVRITLLHDSKELVIFLNQGEIVHAHGCGKFGAEAVYEGIAFTKGFWSTQPVKPEEIPERNTSAPNESILMEGCRRLDEESHLWGPHIPTKIKT from the coding sequence ATGCGCTTGGACCAGATCCTCATGATGGAGGGTCTTGTCACTGAGGATCAAGTCAAAGAGGCTCTCCGCTACCAAAAGGAATATGGTGGCAAGCTCGGATCGCATCTTCTCAGGCGGGGATATATCCATGAAGCCGGACTTGTGCGAGCGCTTGCCAAACAATATCGCTGCGATGGCGTAGTGCTATCAGCGATCGACATTCCCGATCTGGTCATTCGCTTCATATCGGCAAAGGTCGCCGTGTCGAGAATGGTTGTGCCGTTTGATTATGATCCCGAAGATAATACGTTGAAAGTCGCCTGCGATGACCCGCATGCCGCAGGACTCATTGAAGAATTGGATTTTGTTGCGCGGGGCAAAATTATCAAACTTTATGTGGCCGCAGAAATTGCTCTCAAAAGCGTCATTGCTGAGCGCTATCTCCCGCGTCTGGCTCAGGCTTCGCCGCAGCCACCCGGGACTGAAATTTCGGCGTCCGCTGAAGGCGGATTTAATGATTCTGTGCCGCTGACACTCAATCCTCAGCGTATGTCAATTTTGCTGGTCACCGACGATCCGCAAGCAGACAATCACCTTCGCGGGTCACTCGAGCACGATCAATATCAGGTCAAAACCGCTGATTCGGCGGACGAAGCAATGGACCTTATGTCAGGGCGACAGTTTGACACGGTATTTATCCGTGATACCGTTCAAGGAGACTACCTCGACCTCATCGACCGCCTGAGAAAATCCTCGCCTCGCACGAGTGTGCGATACTACGAATCGATGGCCGGTCTGTTGCTTCAAAATATGGACGAAGCCCAGATAGATTTGCACTTGAAAAGTTTGCATCTTTTTACATCGATACTCTCCTCAAAAGATAACCGTCCCGGAAATCACAGCGGAACGGTCGGTCTCTATGCCGAGCGTCTGTGCAAACAGATGGGACTCCCGGCCAAAGACCGGCTTGTGATAGCAACTGCGGGATATCTGCACGATCTGGCAAAGACATATTACGGGAGCAGTGAATCGCCCGAAGACAGCCGCGATTCCATTTTGTTAACAGTCAAACTTCTGGACTCCCTGAATTACTCGCCGGTCGTGATTGGTATTCTGAAAAAGATGTATATAAATCTCCACGACAAATACCAAAAGCGACTGCCAATTGAAGCGCTTGGCGGAAATATCCTGACTATCATTGATATTTTCTGTGATAACATTCCAACCAGTCAGAAGATGTCGCTCGATAAGTTCGATGTCCTCAGCGCTAAATTAAAAGCTCTGGTTGGCAAACTCTTCCTGACCGAGGTTGTTGAATCGTTTATCACGCTAATTCAGAGCGACCTGCTCATTTCGCCTCCGCGCGGTCGTTTCAATCAAGTCATGATATTCTGCGAGGATGTCGCGCTCGGAAGCGGCATTGAAAATAAACTTCGTAAAGAAGGCTTCCGCGCAGTTGTGCAACATGCGCCCGATAATTTTGGCGACCTCTTTGAGAGGGGAAGGCCGGATATGATGGTTTTGGCCCAGCATGGTGAGCCAAGCGTAATCCATAGACTTATAGACTCCTTCGCTGACAGAGGAATAGAGCTGGCCTCGATTCCGGTCTTTCTTTTAGTCGACCACTGGATGACCCCGCATCTTACCTCAATTTTTAAACGGGGTATCGAAGACCTGCTGCCGCTTGATAACAGCTATGATCTGCTCGTCGCCAAAATGACAAAAGTACAGTCGCGTCTTGAATCCGGCGCGCAGACCCGCGAAGATCACCATGACTCAACCGGGTCAATTGGTAATATTGAAAGCATGAATCTGATTGACCTGCTTCAAGCTTTGGGACCAAGCAGGAAGTCTGTCCGGATCACGCTTTTGCACGACAGCAAAGAACTTGTGATTTTTCTCAATCAGGGCGAAATTGTTCATGCTCATGGCTGCGGCAAATTCGGAGCCGAAGCAGTGTATGAAGGAATTGCCTTTACCAAAGGATTCTGGTCTACCCAGCCGGTGAAACCGGAAGAAATCCCCGAGCGCAACACGAGCGCCCCAAATGAGTCGATTCTGATGGAAGGATGTCGAAGACTGGATGAGGAGTCGCATTTGTGGGGACCGCACATTCCAACGAAGATTAAGACTTAG
- the rplS gene encoding 50S ribosomal protein L19 has translation MKQIEQIEKMYLRDDYPEFNPGDTIKVHVKIKEGDKERIQVFEGIVIARTGSGTGAAFTVRKMSQGIGVERTFPLCSPNIAKVERMRVGLVRRSKLYYLRNLTGKSARIKEQLADVSKEGKK, from the coding sequence GTGAAACAGATTGAACAGATCGAAAAGATGTATCTTCGGGATGATTATCCTGAATTCAATCCAGGTGATACGATAAAAGTACACGTGAAAATTAAAGAAGGCGACAAGGAGCGAATCCAGGTCTTTGAAGGAATCGTCATTGCCCGGACCGGTTCTGGCACAGGCGCGGCGTTTACAGTCCGTAAAATGTCCCAAGGGATAGGGGTCGAACGAACATTCCCGCTCTGCTCGCCAAACATTGCCAAAGTCGAACGTATGCGTGTCGGTCTGGTCAGACGAAGCAAATTGTATTATCTGCGCAATCTCACCGGTAAATCAGCTCGTATCAAAGAGCAGTTGGCCGATGTGAGCAAAGAGGGCAAGAAGTAG
- the trmD gene encoding tRNA (guanosine(37)-N1)-methyltransferase TrmD, whose protein sequence is MKFEIITLFPDYFTLSLKQSLLGKAQEKKLFEIEIIQLRDFATDKHHTVDDTPFGGGGGMVMKIDPLDECLKSLGYEHKNAGGSVKEDKAHLVLTSAAGRPFTQDMAIRYSLSDRMTIICGHYLGIDERINDLYDVEEVSIGDYVLTGGEPAAAVMVDAVGRLIPKVLGNFESALDDSYMNQMLGSPCYTKPAEYEGIAVPQELLSGNHVEIKKYRRRAAIRKCLKYRPDLLQQAEMNNDERRFMESLQKLDKVN, encoded by the coding sequence ATGAAATTTGAAATAATAACGCTCTTCCCGGACTATTTTACGCTGTCGCTGAAACAGTCTCTGCTCGGGAAAGCGCAGGAAAAAAAACTCTTTGAGATCGAAATTATACAATTGCGGGATTTTGCAACTGACAAGCACCATACCGTCGATGACACCCCCTTCGGCGGCGGAGGCGGGATGGTGATGAAAATCGATCCGCTCGATGAATGCCTCAAGAGTCTTGGCTATGAGCACAAAAATGCTGGTGGAAGTGTGAAGGAGGACAAAGCGCATCTTGTGCTTACCTCGGCGGCAGGCAGGCCGTTCACACAGGATATGGCGATCCGCTATTCGTTATCTGACCGAATGACCATCATTTGCGGACACTACCTTGGGATTGATGAACGAATAAATGACCTCTACGATGTAGAAGAAGTCTCAATTGGCGATTATGTCCTCACCGGCGGAGAACCCGCGGCGGCGGTAATGGTCGATGCGGTCGGCAGGCTGATACCGAAGGTGCTCGGTAACTTTGAGTCGGCCTTGGATGATTCATATATGAATCAGATGCTTGGCTCGCCATGCTACACCAAACCTGCCGAATATGAAGGTATAGCTGTCCCGCAGGAATTGCTTTCCGGCAACCATGTCGAGATAAAAAAATATCGCCGCAGAGCAGCTATTAGAAAGTGTTTGAAATACCGCCCCGATTTGCTCCAGCAGGCGGAAATGAACAATGATGAACGGCGATTCATGGAATCGCTCCAAAAATTAGATAAAGTGAATTAA
- the rimM gene encoding ribosome maturation factor RimM (Essential for efficient processing of 16S rRNA), producing the protein MTPRYVSVGKLGRPRGVHGEIWITPDTDFLERFADLKLIYLRNRAEWEEFKVISSRVISNRPAIRLEGIKTPEDASRLTNRELAVIAEDIVELPSNTYYQFDLVGCKVYDDEKGELLGELVDIHHYPANDVYVIRGVHGREVLYPAVKQFIKTVDVENKRLVVAEAGLFGE; encoded by the coding sequence TTGACACCGCGATATGTATCGGTCGGAAAGCTGGGAAGACCGCGCGGGGTACATGGCGAGATTTGGATAACGCCGGACACCGATTTCCTTGAGCGCTTTGCCGATTTGAAATTGATTTATTTGCGTAATCGCGCCGAGTGGGAGGAATTTAAGGTTATCTCCTCGCGGGTTATCTCAAATCGACCAGCCATCCGGCTTGAGGGAATAAAGACGCCGGAAGATGCCAGCCGACTAACTAATCGAGAACTCGCGGTGATAGCGGAAGATATAGTTGAACTGCCGAGCAATACATACTATCAGTTTGATTTGGTCGGCTGTAAAGTGTACGACGATGAGAAAGGCGAACTGTTGGGCGAACTAGTTGACATCCACCATTATCCGGCCAACGATGTCTATGTCATTCGAGGCGTTCATGGCCGCGAAGTCCTTTACCCGGCAGTGAAGCAATTTATAAAAACTGTTGATGTTGAAAATAAACGGCTCGTGGTAGCCGAGGCAGGACTGTTCGGCGAGTAA
- a CDS encoding KH domain-containing protein: MKEFIEFIARALVDQPDKVSVNEIEGERTTIYELRVGDGDLGKVIGKAGQTAKSIRTILAAAAARTGKRAVLEILE; the protein is encoded by the coding sequence ATGAAGGAATTCATTGAATTCATTGCCAGGGCATTGGTCGACCAGCCGGATAAGGTCAGCGTGAATGAAATTGAAGGAGAGCGGACAACCATCTACGAGCTTCGCGTCGGCGATGGCGATCTCGGGAAAGTTATCGGCAAAGCCGGTCAAACGGCCAAATCGATCCGCACGATACTTGCCGCCGCCGCGGCCCGTACAGGAAAACGGGCGGTGCTTGAGATTCTGGAGTAA
- the ffh gene encoding signal recognition particle protein — protein MFSSLTDKLELAFKKLRGHGKLTETNIKDSMREVRQALLEADVNYKVVRDFIKNIEEKALGTEVLQAIDPGQLIVKVVHDELVGLLGGASEPLAPIDKSPTVYMVCGLQGSGKTTLAGKIALMAKRKNKKPLLVAADIYRPAAVKQLKVLADSIGVEHFFVEGKTPPEICLEGFKYAQKNFIDLVILDTAGRLHIDNDLMNELEDIKRLVKPDEILLVADAMTGQDAVNVAEKFHAKLMITGVALTKLDGDARGGAALSIRKVTGRPIKLASTGEKLSDLEVFHPDRMASRILGMGDIVTLVEKAQETVDVEQAQRMQERLLKAQFDFEDFLTQMNQLKKMGPLESVIGMIPGVGKALKGVKVDEKEVERTAAIIKSMTLEERRKPIIIDGSRKRRIALGSGTSAQEVNALIKQFFAMQKMFSSFGNNKKRFTAMARGLRH, from the coding sequence ATGTTTTCCAGTTTGACCGATAAGCTTGAGCTTGCCTTCAAAAAACTTCGTGGGCACGGAAAGCTTACCGAAACCAATATTAAGGACTCGATGCGCGAGGTTCGCCAAGCGCTGCTCGAGGCAGATGTCAATTATAAAGTTGTCCGCGATTTTATAAAAAATATCGAAGAGAAAGCGCTCGGGACCGAAGTCCTTCAAGCTATTGATCCGGGTCAACTTATAGTCAAAGTCGTTCATGACGAACTCGTTGGATTGCTTGGTGGGGCATCGGAACCGCTTGCGCCGATTGACAAATCTCCAACCGTGTACATGGTGTGCGGACTGCAGGGTTCAGGCAAAACGACGCTTGCAGGCAAAATTGCCCTTATGGCAAAGCGGAAAAATAAAAAGCCGCTTCTTGTCGCCGCCGACATTTATCGTCCGGCCGCGGTCAAACAGCTCAAAGTCCTCGCCGATTCGATAGGCGTCGAGCACTTCTTTGTCGAAGGGAAGACCCCGCCGGAGATTTGTCTTGAGGGATTCAAATACGCCCAGAAAAATTTTATTGATCTGGTTATTCTTGACACCGCCGGACGTCTGCACATAGACAACGATCTCATGAATGAACTTGAGGACATTAAAAGGCTCGTCAAGCCCGATGAGATTCTTCTTGTCGCCGATGCAATGACCGGCCAGGATGCAGTCAATGTCGCCGAAAAATTCCACGCCAAGCTTATGATAACCGGTGTCGCGCTGACAAAACTTGACGGCGATGCCCGAGGCGGCGCGGCCTTGTCAATTCGTAAAGTAACCGGCCGCCCGATTAAATTGGCTTCAACTGGGGAAAAACTTTCGGACCTTGAGGTGTTCCATCCGGATCGCATGGCATCGCGAATCCTCGGTATGGGGGATATTGTCACCCTCGTTGAAAAGGCGCAGGAGACCGTCGATGTCGAGCAGGCCCAGAGAATGCAGGAGAGACTGCTCAAAGCCCAGTTTGATTTTGAGGATTTTCTGACGCAGATGAATCAGCTAAAGAAAATGGGACCGCTCGAATCTGTTATTGGAATGATTCCCGGAGTCGGCAAAGCGCTCAAAGGAGTCAAAGTCGACGAAAAAGAAGTCGAGCGCACCGCGGCAATTATAAAATCTATGACCCTCGAGGAACGCCGCAAGCCGATAATAATTGACGGCTCACGTAAGCGGCGTATTGCCCTTGGGTCGGGCACATCGGCGCAGGAAGTGAACGCGCTGATCAAGCAGTTTTTCGCAATGCAAAAGATGTTTAGTTCATTTGGTAATAATAAAAAACGGTTCACTGCAATGGCCCGAGGGTTGCGTCATTAG
- a CDS encoding prolyl oligopeptidase family serine peptidase encodes MTSPQPLLLDRERVTLADFHENVVRRMYAESVLDDTIVERITYLSDGLRVKGYLAKPKAPGKYPLLIWNRGGYGTRGALDDLTAYLILASTAVWGYILLATHYRGNLGGEGVEDWGGNDVHDSLNLIDVAKELPECDITRIGIEGASRGGMTTYRVLTMYDKFRCGIIHAGVADLFRLAGKKPSFTSVINLHLGNLSETDRNKEIKKRSAVCFADKLPKNVPLLLLHGTKDQTVPIEQSQLLVAQLKAHNIPHEFIKIQDGGHVSLKDKSYIEIDRYRRKWLEKYLK; translated from the coding sequence ATGACATCACCCCAGCCCCTACTTCTTGACCGTGAACGAGTGACACTTGCCGACTTCCATGAAAATGTTGTCCGACGCATGTACGCCGAATCAGTTCTCGACGACACAATTGTCGAGCGAATTACCTACCTCTCCGATGGTCTTCGAGTCAAAGGCTATCTTGCCAAACCGAAGGCGCCGGGAAAATATCCCCTTCTTATCTGGAATCGTGGAGGATACGGGACACGAGGAGCATTGGATGACCTTACAGCCTATTTGATTTTGGCCTCTACCGCAGTTTGGGGATACATCCTCCTTGCCACTCACTATCGAGGAAATCTCGGCGGCGAGGGCGTCGAAGATTGGGGAGGAAACGATGTTCATGATTCGCTCAATCTCATCGATGTTGCCAAGGAATTGCCAGAGTGTGATATAACGCGAATTGGCATCGAAGGCGCCTCACGCGGGGGGATGACCACCTATAGGGTTCTGACAATGTATGACAAATTCCGCTGTGGAATCATCCACGCCGGAGTTGCCGATCTTTTTAGGCTCGCGGGAAAAAAACCGAGCTTCACATCGGTCATCAATCTGCATTTAGGAAATCTGAGCGAAACTGATCGTAACAAAGAGATCAAAAAACGCTCAGCGGTCTGCTTTGCCGACAAACTTCCCAAAAATGTTCCATTGCTTCTTCTGCATGGAACCAAGGATCAGACCGTCCCGATCGAGCAATCTCAACTACTCGTTGCGCAACTCAAAGCCCATAATATACCGCACGAATTTATCAAGATTCAAGACGGCGGACATGTCTCACTCAAGGATAAATCGTATATCGAGATTGACCGCTATCGAAGGAAATGGCTTGAAAAATATCTGAAGTGA
- the ubiE gene encoding bifunctional demethylmenaquinone methyltransferase/2-methoxy-6-polyprenyl-1,4-benzoquinol methylase UbiE, giving the protein MFDRIAHRYDLLNHLLSGNRDKQWRRKVADTIEGNNLHLLDLATGTGDQLLAAYDSGKVVRGMGIDPAEQMLMIGRKKIEERNLTEKLSLMLSSAEKLPFQDNSFDTLTMSFGIRNVMDITTSLSEMRRVLKADGQIIILEFSLPPNRLMRALYLFYFRQILPRLGGLISGDSGAYRYLNQTVESFPYGEQFCTILSDSGFKQTSAHPLTFGIATMYTGRK; this is encoded by the coding sequence ATGTTTGATCGTATAGCCCATCGTTACGATCTCCTCAATCACCTTCTCTCCGGCAACCGTGACAAACAATGGCGTCGCAAAGTTGCCGACACAATCGAAGGAAACAATTTGCATCTGCTGGACCTCGCTACCGGAACCGGCGATCAGCTGCTGGCGGCCTATGACAGCGGAAAAGTCGTCAGAGGGATGGGCATTGACCCTGCCGAACAGATGCTGATGATCGGACGAAAGAAAATTGAAGAGCGAAATCTAACCGAGAAACTGTCGCTTATGCTCTCGTCGGCGGAAAAACTTCCATTTCAAGACAACAGCTTTGATACTCTTACTATGTCCTTTGGTATTCGCAATGTGATGGATATCACAACCTCGCTTTCCGAGATGAGACGAGTGCTCAAAGCTGACGGACAGATTATCATCCTCGAATTTTCGCTGCCGCCCAACCGCCTCATGAGGGCACTCTATCTGTTCTATTTTCGGCAGATTCTTCCGCGGCTCGGCGGACTTATCTCAGGCGACAGTGGCGCGTATCGATACCTGAATCAAACGGTAGAGAGCTTTCCCTACGGCGAGCAGTTTTGTACTATACTGTCTGATTCAGGCTTTAAACAGACGAGCGCCCATCCACTGACTTTCGGAATTGCAACCATGTACACAGGACGTAAATAA
- a CDS encoding isochorismate synthase, whose translation MPGTASTLSYGNQREIRRQIKELLTNPLNRAKLSSTEGDPSVIRVETQFEMDNLNLLDWLALQKNDFKFYWRERESRDETAGIGASRIVRSLPGDTYHSLFGKLHSLTAKEYPTLRLYGGFRFDPYSRHHDPAWEPYGDALFILPRFELNRKGGYLCFAINLMGNELTDGSLVNLSEEIDELVFSPESSDRDRSASSLTTRVNFPEEKSWLLAAGEAISSLRSGEPQKIVLSRQALLDFSQSVSPWSFLSKLSQENEPSFLIGFQPAYLTAFVSASPELLYYRQGRKVSSEAIAGTIRRGLDENEDRKLRQALLASVKDRHEHALVVEGIKGRLSNLCDKLDSGNQPELLPLSRVHHLISRFNGQLRDTVTDANLISALHPTPAVGGFPIDDARVRIAGLEQFDRGWYAGPVGWVGYDSAEFAVAIRCGLISNNRLCLYAGAGIVKGSTPEGEWDEIEAKVAGLLEAATGQ comes from the coding sequence ATGCCCGGCACAGCTTCCACGTTGTCATATGGCAATCAACGTGAAATTCGTAGACAGATCAAAGAACTTCTGACTAATCCATTAAACCGTGCGAAACTTTCCTCCACCGAGGGTGATCCATCGGTCATCCGCGTCGAAACACAATTCGAGATGGACAATCTCAATCTGCTCGATTGGCTTGCTTTGCAAAAGAACGATTTCAAGTTCTATTGGCGGGAGCGTGAGTCGCGCGATGAAACAGCAGGCATTGGCGCCTCAAGAATTGTCCGTTCTTTACCGGGCGACACCTATCATTCACTTTTCGGGAAATTGCATAGCCTTACCGCAAAAGAGTATCCGACGCTCCGCCTCTATGGCGGATTTCGGTTTGATCCATACAGCCGCCACCATGATCCAGCTTGGGAGCCTTATGGAGACGCGCTGTTTATTCTTCCGCGATTTGAGTTGAATCGAAAAGGCGGATATCTTTGCTTTGCCATCAACCTGATGGGGAATGAATTGACCGATGGCTCTCTGGTAAATCTGAGTGAGGAAATTGATGAGCTTGTTTTCTCACCAGAATCATCTGATAGGGACCGGAGCGCAAGCTCACTCACGACCAGGGTCAATTTTCCCGAAGAGAAATCATGGCTTTTAGCTGCAGGCGAAGCAATAAGCTCGCTTCGTTCAGGAGAACCACAAAAAATAGTTTTGTCCCGCCAAGCGTTGCTTGATTTTTCACAGTCTGTCTCACCTTGGAGCTTCCTATCCAAACTCAGCCAGGAGAATGAGCCATCCTTCCTCATCGGCTTCCAGCCGGCCTACCTGACGGCATTTGTTTCGGCATCTCCGGAGCTGCTCTATTATCGCCAAGGACGGAAAGTTTCGAGTGAGGCTATCGCCGGAACGATTCGGCGCGGCTTGGATGAAAACGAAGATCGTAAACTCAGGCAGGCATTGCTTGCCTCGGTCAAAGACCGACATGAACATGCGCTCGTAGTCGAAGGAATAAAAGGACGGCTCTCAAACCTTTGCGACAAACTCGACTCAGGAAATCAACCCGAGTTATTGCCTCTCAGCCGTGTACACCATCTTATCTCACGGTTTAATGGACAGCTCCGTGACACCGTAACCGATGCCAATCTCATTTCCGCGCTTCACCCTACTCCGGCAGTCGGCGGTTTCCCAATCGATGACGCCCGCGTCCGTATCGCTGGACTTGAACAATTTGACCGCGGTTGGTATGCCGGCCCGGTTGGCTGGGTGGGCTATGATTCGGCAGAGTTTGCCGTTGCTATACGTTGCGGACTTATTAGCAACAATCGCCTGTGTCTCTATGCCGGAGCCGGAATCGTCAAGGGCTCAACTCCGGAAGGAGAGTGGGATGAGATCGAGGCAAAGGTGGCGGGATTGTTAGAGGCCGCGACCGGACAATGA
- the menD gene encoding 2-succinyl-5-enolpyruvyl-6-hydroxy-3-cyclohexene-1-carboxylic-acid synthase, whose amino-acid sequence MIFSTANINSVWAGLLIEELSRHNITQFYISPGSRSTPLVAAVAQNSRAESVIHFDERGAAFCAIGYARAARKAAVLICTSGTAVAEYFPSVIEASMDNLPLIILSADRPTELHDVGANQTIHQAGLFGRYARHSIDLPCPDIAISSLFVLATVDYAVRLAHGSEPGPVHINCRFREPLAPIESGEDFLSYLKPVETWSKNNNPNTRHQVGKSTCDKTAIDHLASEIGQSSRGLVIVGQLRTKEERESAALLCKTLDWPVFADVTSGLYFGFSVDSLIVHYDLFLGSEVHGREINLDFILHIGGQFVSRMLQDFIAQTRPVHFVQIDSVPRIIDPSHQLTQRIEADIATFCAQLLTKRNQSQSRLTGLLTKSSEISQQIICGKFSKAEALTDVGVVFELSKQIADNSGLFLASSMPIRLMNMYGSKSNYNVTVGSNRGVSGIDGTIASAVGFAQGLGQPVTLLIGDLAFLYDLNSLALVKQSSQQIIIVILNNNGGGIFAHLPIAKFDTIFEKYFITPHNLSFEHAAKLFLIPYVNPRTRSDFVNQYQQGVKSGKSAIIEITLDREKDMALHKAIVTEVSEKLSQL is encoded by the coding sequence ATGATTTTCTCTACCGCCAACATTAATAGTGTCTGGGCGGGTTTACTCATCGAAGAACTTTCCCGGCATAATATCACACAGTTTTATATTTCGCCCGGTTCGCGCTCGACACCGCTTGTAGCCGCAGTTGCGCAAAATAGTAGAGCCGAGAGCGTAATTCATTTTGATGAACGGGGCGCGGCTTTTTGCGCCATTGGTTACGCGCGCGCAGCCAGAAAAGCGGCGGTGCTGATTTGTACAAGTGGGACAGCGGTCGCAGAATATTTCCCTTCGGTTATAGAAGCATCAATGGACAATCTTCCGCTTATTATTCTTTCTGCCGACAGGCCGACCGAGCTTCATGATGTTGGGGCGAATCAAACGATACACCAAGCCGGATTATTTGGCAGGTATGCACGGCACTCGATTGATTTGCCTTGCCCCGATATCGCTATCAGTTCTTTGTTTGTCCTTGCCACTGTCGACTACGCGGTTCGTTTGGCCCATGGGTCCGAGCCGGGACCCGTACATATCAATTGTCGCTTTCGTGAGCCGCTTGCTCCGATAGAGAGTGGCGAGGATTTTCTCTCATATCTCAAACCTGTCGAAACCTGGTCAAAAAACAACAATCCGAATACTCGGCATCAGGTTGGCAAATCCACCTGCGATAAAACAGCCATCGACCATCTTGCCTCCGAAATAGGTCAATCATCACGAGGCTTGGTCATTGTCGGACAGCTACGAACAAAAGAAGAGCGGGAAAGTGCTGCCTTGCTCTGCAAAACACTTGATTGGCCAGTGTTTGCGGATGTGACTTCTGGCTTATACTTTGGATTTTCAGTTGACAGTCTGATTGTGCATTATGATTTGTTTCTCGGAAGCGAAGTGCATGGGAGAGAAATCAACCTTGATTTTATTTTGCATATTGGCGGACAATTTGTCTCGAGAATGCTTCAGGATTTTATCGCACAAACAAGGCCAGTTCATTTTGTTCAGATTGACAGCGTGCCCCGGATAATAGACCCATCGCACCAGCTAACCCAGCGGATAGAGGCAGATATTGCAACTTTCTGCGCTCAGCTTCTAACCAAGAGAAATCAGAGCCAATCACGTCTAACTGGATTGCTGACTAAATCCTCAGAGATATCTCAACAAATAATTTGCGGCAAATTTTCCAAGGCCGAAGCATTAACAGATGTTGGAGTAGTATTTGAGTTATCGAAACAAATCGCTGATAACAGCGGGCTGTTTTTGGCTTCGAGCATGCCTATTCGCTTGATGAATATGTACGGTTCAAAAAGCAATTACAATGTCACGGTCGGCTCAAATAGAGGAGTGAGCGGCATTGATGGCACAATCGCCTCGGCTGTCGGGTTTGCCCAAGGATTGGGTCAGCCAGTCACCCTGCTCATCGGCGACCTTGCCTTTCTCTACGATCTAAACTCGTTGGCGCTTGTGAAACAATCTTCACAACAAATTATTATAGTCATCTTGAACAATAATGGGGGCGGGATATTTGCCCATTTGCCAATTGCGAAGTTCGATACTATTTTTGAGAAGTATTTTATAACACCTCATAATCTTTCTTTTGAACATGCCGCGAAACTTTTCTTAATTCCCTATGTCAATCCCAGGACAAGATCGGATTTTGTGAATCAGTATCAGCAGGGAGTAAAGTCTGGGAAATCTGCGATAATTGAAATCACTCTGGACCGCGAAAAGGATATGGCGTTGCACAAAGCAATCGTAACCGAAGTCTCAGAAAAACTCTCCCAATTATAA